Sequence from the Solea senegalensis isolate Sse05_10M linkage group LG1, IFAPA_SoseM_1, whole genome shotgun sequence genome:
AGGATGAATGAGCACATCATAATATTTGTAACAATTGCCATTTACACAGCTTGGTTGTGTGTAATGTGCAACTCAGGCATACTAGTGTAAAGGTAGGTCAAATTTCAAACAGGACGACAAAGTAACAAAGTTGAGAGttttgatggtgatggtgatgttgCAGTACAGGCCTGAATCTCAGCAATTAACTTGATGAGAATATTATTTcttagaaataaaaatggaaaaagcaacaacatttaAGATATTATAAATCATACTTGTCCTCATCCCCTCACTTTCACTTTGACTTTTCTCCAACTCCCACAAGTTATTTAAGCTGGTGTCTGGTGTCATGTGGTTTCCAGTGTTGTCAGCTTAGCCAGGACAAACGTTAAGACTGTAATTTGAGTGTTTGCATTGTGGGATGTTTAACTTTGAGGGAACACCTGCAGTGAAAGTGTATCTCTATGGTCCCCCTCATAAGCCCTCGTGGGCATATGGCCAACaactacagagaaaaacaagaccCCCACCTCCCACCCCTCGTCTCTGACATCCAAcacaacatttcttttaaagatgcagtgtgtgttgtgatgtactACCAGAGCTACCCGGTGTTAACGGCCACAGTATCATCACTCTGTGTGGGTCCGAGGTTGTAAATTTTCCACTTTGGTGTTATTGCATTGTGGCGATGCAACAATAATTCACCCCTGGAAGCAACACttcctccagtgtgtgtgtgagctttttaaaaacaacctgcTAAATCAAAATGGGATGAACTGGAATGAAGGGACAAAGAGTATTGTCCATTCACTATTGATATCAAGTGCATATCCTATTCATTAGCCTTGATGTGAACCACTGCTGACTGCTTCGACCCCCATCATGCACCATAACAACCCTATTAACAATGCCACGCCAATTCAGCTCCCGAGGCGGAGGCAGTGGAGGTTTCCGGTGAGCGTCAGAAGGACTCAGTGTTTTTGAGCAGGGACCCTGTCacttttgtcagtgtgtttgtgagaggaGGCAATTGATCATGGACTACAGAGAAAGGGAAGGCCCTACCCAGCTTCATGTTTACTACAAAGTTCAGGGAAAATACTGCACAGACCTGGGGGTTTTGACGAGGGAGGGGCAGGGAGTGGGAAAAAAGACACAATCAGacaaaagaaagagggagggaacCAATTTTGGTAAACAGCACACATTTCCTCAAGAATGGGTAACTTTTGGTGGAGAATGCTTCTTCAAAAACCacttcagtgtctctgtcacacacaggtATGGACAGGAGCAACCTGGTGCTTCACAGCTCCTCTTTTCTGAAGGACACAGCCTGGTCTGAAGAGTTCTTGACAAGCCTTTAGGACCAGGACCTTTGAGAGTGAAGAACAATAAGCCTTCTTTAGCACAGTGAAAGTGACAGCATGGTCCTTCCCCCTCCTCGCCATTAAACCTCTGCCTGGATAAACAAGGGGAAGGCCCTTTATGAAGATGGAGAGGGTCACAAAGAGAGAAGCCATTGAGCCACTGAGGGGcccgtctttgtttttgtgtttcagagGGTTTTCTCAAAGGATGCTCTGATATGAGGGGGAGCTCTATTTTTGTCCTTCAGTCCTCCTTATTGCCACTCTTCTCTCAGCTGTGTCAAAACAGAGATGTAAACGTAATTGACTGTATCGTCTGCACAAAGTGAGGACCTGTAATGACTTTTTAGAGAAACTATATTAGATTAATATCTTTTTCAACAATTTGCTCCTTGATAAGTTGCCACCTATCTGCTCTCCAAAGAAGACGAGTGACTAAGAAATAAGTTGTTACTTCTTCTGTTGATGCCTAATCTCTTAAATTCCATGAATATTAAATCAGGAACAACCAAATGGTAatggatgtgtgagtgtttgcCTCTGGAGGTGCCACTGTTTGATGCCGTCAAAGGGAGGCCCTGTCCTCTGGTGATGGGCTGCCAGGTCTGTTGATGGGTTGTGAGATTTAGGGCAACATGCTGGCGGTGCTCCCTTGTCTGCTGGAAACGTGAATGAGGGGCACCTGTGACCTCTGGTCATGCTCGGCTTGTGGCTTGCTGGGGGAGCACCACGCTCAGGACACATGCTGGGATCATCATGCTGTCAACTGTCCACTAAATGGACAAAGATTTGACTGACTCGACAgggatgctgctgatgatgagcTGTTATTCAAATACTCATACATTATCAAATCAttgggtaacactttacatgacATTTCAGTAGTAACATTGGTGATAGTATGGTTATGCAGGGATGTAATACTATTGTAATCTTAATTCTTAATAGGTAATGGCTAGGAGAAAACAATATAACAGTTTGTTATAACAGaaactaatttatttttaaccctGATTCATTATTACACAGAAACCACCAGTCCCTGCATTGTTCATAGGTGAACAAGATTACATAAAACTAAAGATTATGTGAAGGACACATTTCAACTTCATAATATGATAATTTAAAGTTTGATTTCCAAGCATTTGTCATGTGAAGGTATCACACAGATAGTAGTAGCCTGTAGTAATTCTCATTGCATTGCATTACCTGGAAATTATGTGAGAAATAAGATGGCATTAACAAGTCATACCATACAACATAGAATTACGACGTTATCGCTGAAGTGTAAAGTGTCATCAGTTATTTCATACAGTCTCTACACCATCACATTGCTGTTTGAATGCAGAATAAAAGATGTAAAGACAGTATAAAATAGCATTAATGTACACTTAATCCCAAAGTAACCAGCATATAAATCACCATTTAACCCGGCAAGTAGGTTCACAGTATCAATTTCAGATTTCCTTTTTGGCAGGAGAGCAGACAGGCCTGCGCGTGTCGACAACAGACCTACTCCTGCTCGTCTTACTGCCTGGCAGCATGCCTTCTGGGCCCAATACCACATCTGACCACGCTGGAGAGGTATTTATCACCGGCCAGAAACAATCATGTGTGGACAAGACACACCGAAGGAGGGGGAGTGTATTTAAACCTGCTGTTGTTCATGGGATGTTACTAAAAAAGTTGGAAATGTCTATAGTATTTTTTTAAGGGAGCGCAGGCTCTTGTGCCTATGGGATGATATTTGGGCAGAGTGGAAATGACCAAGACACCACTGCAGCAGATATTATTGTAAACAATatagaaacatttttattcatctcaaaaaaaatacagtgctCTTTACAGATCTACTTGACCTTCTGATGCAAATGAATAGTGCCATAGCAAAAaccacaacaagaaaaaaaggccAAGAAAATCTCATAAtgttcatataaaaacacaaatatgtgtaAACATCCTTTTCAGGTTGGTTCTTTAACAAAAACAGCgacaacatttacaaaatgtacaaatatatgtattGTGTGATAGTCCATTGAGCTGATTTTCTACCACGGTCTCCACACAGAGTCTGAGGTGACCGGAGGAGCAACAGGTGATGCATGGTGGCTGTTCTGAGCACTCAGAGGTACAAGAGCCGCACTGGGAACAAGAAAAGTGACCTGTCCATCAGCCAGCGGCAAAACCTGGAATCCCCTGTAAAGCTTCATCGCTTCCGGGGAGACGTGCATCGCTAATGAGCCACTTTTGCAGGGCATCTGTGTGGCTGAAGTGGCTGAAATCTGTGCAGTGGTCTGTCCAAGAGAGCCAGGGTGAGGTCCATAAAAGCTGACCGTGTTGATCTGGGTCACGCAGGCAGCCAGGTGGCTGAGCAGGCGAGTCCTCACGTCTGTGTTCACGCCCTCACAGGTGGACAGAAATCGAGTGACCTCTCCAACACACTCACCGAAGCCGGCTCTGTATTTAGCCAGGACAGACAGATCTGTGTTCACGGCAGctgtcaaagaaaatgaaaatatgtaatatgtaagcTTCCTCCTTCGATAACTGTGACTATACTAATGGAAAATCAACTTtagtttatattatatacttataaaaacctttgtttatgcatgttttatttatgatgcCTAAGACCAAACATACTAAATACACGTTGTATAGCATGGGCaacccatggccaagtggaaatggaacttggcttgtaactggagggtttgAGGACTGGGgcacccctgagcaaggcacccaaacCCCATTGGATAAAAGGAATTTCCCCTGTGGGACTGATAGAGGACTAATTTATATACTTTTCTATATATAGgttttctcaatcctggtcctgggaaACCattgtcctgcatgtttttaaaagtatcCTTTTGTTGGAGCAGGACGACATCTAAAACACGCAGGACAGTGGGTCCACAGAACCAGGACACACATTTCCCATCTAAAGTGAGACGCTCAAGAATTGAGCACAAGTACAATAACAATCCAGAAATGGAACCTCACCGGTCATCTGGTGTCTCTGCAGGTTCCTCAGGTGCTTCACGGTCATCTCCAGGATATCTGCCTTCTCCAGTTTGGAGTGTCTGGAGCTCTAAatagacaacatcaaacatTCAGGTTTACATTTGCTCATGTAGTAGACAGTCGTATATCAACATCAGTGCACGCGCTTACGTCTTTCTTCAGTGCGTCCAGGATAAGGGTCTTCAGCTGACCCAGACTCTCATTGATGCGCGCACGTCTTCGCTTTTCCATGATTGGTTTGGaggactttaaaaacaaaacgaaaataATACAGTGTTGAGCTGCGATGATACTTTTCCTTGCTGAACTACTTAAGAATGAAATAGGTTGTGATTAAAAGAGTAAATACCTTTCTGCTCTCCGCCAGATTCCGGGGTTTGTCGGGTGCGGACTTGCCATTTGTCGGAGTGGCAGCCACAGCGGATGGAGATGTTCTTTCCAAAGTACCGGCTGGCATATTCAggtttgtttacaaaaaaaaaacagcggcTGCAGACCAttaataaaatacttaaaaagtGAGTCCACGTCAGAGTCGTCCCCCCTTCTCTTCACTGCATTCCTCTGGTGATGAAAGTCAGACgtgactgacacacaaacacgctcCTGTTTCCAGCGCCTCGGCTCGTATTTATAGAGGTGGAGGCTGCACGCGAGCGGCTCGTGCGCTGGTTCCCTGGGTTCCCCACGTTTGTCCAATGGGCGCGCGGGAGGCGACGACGGGCTCGTGCGACGAGGCGCTGTCATTGGCTTGATGACAGGATGATGCTGCTTCACACAGACCAGAGAGAGAAGTTTAGTCCAGAGTCTAGACGTGAGAGGAGCCGGTTCTGCTTCAGTCATTTAACACGAAGATAATTCCTCTCCTATCCTGTATCTGCGTGACAGAGAAAATACAATTAAAGTGCATTCATCGTTCAGCAATTAGTTAATACACCGAAGCTTCAAGCTGCAAAATATGTGTCTCCTTCTTATATCATTTCATAGTGAGTTGTGTTTGGATTTTggcttatttttattattaagtacaaaaaggaaaaataaatgattcataTTTAATTGTAATGTATCTATATATTATTGATTGTATATCTAAATTCTAATGAAAAaacaattgtatttatatagggCTTTTCTAATCAAAGATACAAAGTGCTGTGCAGAATAATCAtagaaaaaagtaataaaaaaacggaaaaaaaacagtgtttacaACATTAAGACAGCagttaaattgtgtatttttgtaaataGTGTATTtgaacatgtaaaacaaaaaagacaaacattacagacaaataaagacataattAGAATTAACCATATATTTAAAACGTATTAAATCCCACCCCTtgaataaacatatttaatcaGCTTCATCATTATGTATAAAGCTATGTTTATTATAAACGTAATATAATTAATTACTGCCATTTATTACAAACataacctttttaaataaacgCATGtgcaataataaaacacataatgAATAATTGTAATATCATATATGGACATATTCGtatttacataaacatatacaatctttattatttgcatttctaaATGAAACGGATATAATAATCAGTCAATGTTATAGATCAGAGCAGAAATCCAGTAAAAGcacaccttttaaaaaaaaaagaaaatgtgtttttaaattacatttaaaagaggacagagacactTACAGGTCTGATTATCTGAGATAAAGTTTTCTAGAGGCACGGTCACGCACGGTCTCGGTTTTCAGGGGTCATTGAGTGCttcagtgaagcagtgaagaCCTCATCCTCTGACACACTCCAGACCTGATGTCCAGTGAAGAAGAAAATCTCTAACACACTCACATGTCGTCTCACTGCCATGAACTCTGACACCATCTGTCTGTTATCAGTGAGCATGAAgagcacagagctgcagagataCTTCAAACCCCTCTGAAGAACAATGACGACCAAAAGGAGTTAGGAGATGTATTTATGGATGTGAGTGTATATCTCCAaaatcagtttgttttgtttttgtaaactgTGGTCCAATTACTTTGGTTTTATTaccttttattctttattattatttcatttcagttgtcttttaatcttttattaatttaatgtatttagGTCCAATTAAGGATTGGCATAAGTAATAATATATAGTTACTGAATGTTACTAAGTTTTCAAAACTTAGCAGACTTAACAGTatgaaatcacaaaaaaatagatgataaaacacATAATTTTCATGTCCATTGTTGCTATCTTGTGGAATTTATGTAGTTTTAATGGTTGATACATGTAGCTGAAACATTTTTATCAGCAAGATTTGATTCCTTCTTTCTGCTTTCTATTCACTTGAACTCAGATTCTTTTTTAGaaactttcactttaaaattttgaaaaacattttgtctcatatacatatatatatatatacatatactgtctacatatacagtatatgtatccAAATGTATCTATGTCTATGTTATGCATCCTCTGGTTGTGAAGTAAACACGGGTGATTgtgatttacatttatattagtTCTAGCGTGACAATTAAACTTCAGTGACAGACATCTGCGTCTGGTCCAGGTTCACTTTCCGACACGTCGATTCTCTGTGATAGACTTCAGACGTCTTTGTAAAGCTCCTAAATCCTCAGAGGTGAAATGACCCCAGAAGCAGCTCAGTGTTTCTATCCACTGCTCCCTCTCTGCATGAGCAGGACAACTTAAAGCACCGCCGGCTTCTTAACCTGAGTCAATATAAGTGAGTCAACTCATTTCAACTGTCAAAACAGGAAAAATGTGATATAAGAGAGTGCTGTTTATGTTCATTCTTTTTAATGTTATGCTTCATagaaatattttcacaaatagATGTTTACATTATTTGCTAAGTTGAATTGCTtaaggataaaaaaacaacagcaaacagttTTTGTTTCCCACTAAATGACCATAAACTGTCTGCCATTCTCTGTGAATCACAAAGTGCTCAGTTAATCTTCTGGCTGGATATTTTAACAAGATGCTCCTTTAAAGGAGACTGAGGTCCCTGTATACGCAGCAGATGAGAAGGTTTCTGGAGAAGAGGCCACGCAACAATAAATTACGTCCCATCAGTGGTGTTTTCAGcgagcctgctgctgctgctgctgctctgccacAAACAAGCCTTTATTGTGTGGACGGAGATGAAGACACAAGGTTTATAGCACAGTCCTGATCTGTATCAGTGTGGGAACACTGGCACGAGAGACTGCAGACAGTGATGGAGGCCATCAAGGTCCAGCTTGTGGCTGATAACCACATGCTGAGGGAAACTGGGGCAGGAAAGTGAGCATTGTAGACTATTGTACTATATACTGTTGTTCGTGGTTTGGTCTGATTACTTTTATTGACCagattttaatatatttagaataaataacacaaatgacaTTGTCCCACACAGCTGCACAATCCACCAACCTTCAAAGTCATGATGAAGACATGGCTccataaaaactgaaacaaaatgatataaatatagatCCATGAAGACGTAATAATAATTACGCCCAATCACCTTTGTTCTTAAGatgatatacatttttaaaatttaaaaatagatgaaaaagcatggcacatatgagtgagTGACAGCCGTTATTGACCAACAGGTGCCTGGTGTCATTGATGAATTTTGGGTAGCAAAACCCAGATTCTTCATGATCAGGACGTCATGACTGATTGAGACTTGGCTAAAACCCCTGGCTCCCAGTGAAGACTAATTTGATGAACTGCAGttcatttgtcttttaatttgatCAGGTTTTATACACATCTTCGCCCAGTCTGACTGAGGCTCATGGTTACTGCTCCACACAGCCAACACCGGGCTGTGAAAtgatcatcctcatcatcaaaTACCGGAGAGGTTTCCTTTCAACTGCCAGTATGAAAACATCTCAAGCCAGGAGGGGCGGGCTCAGACAGAGCGAATCACTTAAACATCTCATCCAGCGCTCCGCTCGCTCCCCATCCCTCCTTCTGCCTTTGAATTCCCCCGTAAAGAtggaggaggtgggggggggggctccCATAGCAACTTTCAGTTCCTAACTCTGCCCGCCTTTTGTTCTCCTCCCCAACAGCAGTTTCTGCTCCAGAGGCCTTAGACAAGGCTTCCATTAATTGCAGGCCTGTGTGGAATACACGTGGGACAATGGACCCAACAGAGTATCCGGCCCCCAGACAAGGCTGGAAACAAGTGGTACAGGAATCCGGCAGAATAGACTCGTCCTGGCTGATGTCACTGAATACATTTACCTACCTCAGAGCACATTCACTCTgcgctttgttttatttggacaAAAAGAAGGGGTAGGGGGAGGTAGAAGAATCAATAGAGAAGAGGAGCTGGAGGGGGGTGGGCTCAAGGATGGGAAATAACTGGTCGTCATGGTGATGCGCTGAATCAAAAATATGGTCGAATTTAGTGAAGGCAGAGATGTAGAAAGGGTAGAGGGCATTAGATTAAACCGCGTGTAAGATAAGAGAGGGCTGAAAACagaggtttggtttttttagtGTATTCAGCCCTGTTTATATGGCAATAAAGAGCGAATAAAGGAGCGGGAGATTAGGAGACTCATCCAGGCTCATGTTTGTCAACAACAACCGGTTTCAAGTCAGCTTATTCCAAGTCAGTACACCGGCCTCAGAGGGGATGCTTAACTGTGAAGCTAAGTGAAGCTGAGGAGGAAAGGGGGACCATAGCAACTGGTATTTCAGCAAAAAACCTGCCATCTGTCACCTAACGTGGTGGGTTCCTTCTTTAAAAAAGCCACCATTTAGATCTTCAACTTAGAGGCAAAGGCAATGAGACTGAAGTCTTATTGAACTCTTGGTCTCCCTCTTTGAAAAGGAAACCTATAGTCATCGCCTTATCCCTCATCAAATTGAAAAACGCTTTTAGAGATCCTGAGAGAGGCCTCACGTTTAATTTTTAAAACCCAGACTTGAAAGTGCTCCTAAACCACATTCAACAGTGGAAACTCTTTAAAGGACTAGTTAGCATGTAGATTATATGCATCTCATTGCATTGTCGAAGTATCTAAGTGTATTTACATGTTAATATGTCCAAGGATACTATTGACTTGAAAAGGTGTTGGGGGGAGGTTGGTTAACTGCgtattttctctctgtggtcCATGAGAATGTGATTTCTTTGTGCCATCAAGGTTCAAACGCATTCCTGTACAGCCATGGATATTATGAGCATTGATTCCCTGTAGCACAACAACCTGTGAACCCGATGATCCTCGATGGAAAACAAGGCTGCTGCCCCTAAAAATACTAACCTTGTTATAGATCTTTCTATTTCGCGATGGATAAATTGATTGTAACGTTATTTTTCCTGCAAACATCACGACAAGTAAAGCTTCCATCAACAAGTGCCCTGCTGACTGACGCCCTGCCATGTGGTGCTTATCCTCATCCAAGCTTAGTCCATATCCATGAGTGTGTTTGCTCTGGGATTTATGAATGTGAAGATGGCCCATTCTTGCCACTCAAGATGACTCACAAGACCAGCGTTTTGGCCACTTATGCAGTGAAAGCAGCCTGGGGGATGCCCTTTCAGCACTCGAGGACCTCTGGCTGAGTCTCCTTCACCCGGCAGATCAGCCTcagt
This genomic interval carries:
- the LOC122777240 gene encoding transcription factor HES-1-B-like; translation: MPAGTLERTSPSAVAATPTNGKSAPDKPRNLAESRKSSKPIMEKRRRARINESLGQLKTLILDALKKDSSRHSKLEKADILEMTVKHLRNLQRHQMTAAVNTDLSVLAKYRAGFGECVGEVTRFLSTCEGVNTDVRTRLLSHLAACVTQINTVSFYGPHPGSLGQTTAQISATSATQMPCKSGSLAMHVSPEAMKLYRGFQVLPLADGQVTFLVPSAALVPLSAQNSHHASPVAPPVTSDSVWRPW